From Anopheles funestus chromosome 3RL, idAnoFuneDA-416_04, whole genome shotgun sequence, a single genomic window includes:
- the LOC125766924 gene encoding uncharacterized protein LOC125766924, translating into MPSKQTNDVLAVEELVHEIRENLRLKAKPAHQATRSSRPSPYHIPCRSWSEPVCGSGAEKAKAANKAKTKGEETIDDPYEFLQTLLKNNNLVKEAVRRLQHGLSPKQRYFYESDEESSRSPIVVMCQLES; encoded by the coding sequence ATGCCGAGCAAGCAGACGAATGATGTGCTGGCGGTCGAGGAGCTGGTACACGAAATCCGGGAAAACCTACGGCTGAAAGCGAAACCTGCCCATCAGGCGACGCGAAGTTCGCGGCCGTCGCCGTACCACATACCGTGCCGGTCCTGGTCGGAACCGGTCTGTGGCAGCGGTGCGGAAAAGGCGAAGGCGGCCAACAAGGCCAAGACGAAAGGCGAAGAAACGATAGACGATCCGTACGAGTTTCTGCAGACCCTGctgaaaaacaacaatctcgTGAAGGAAGCCGTCCGCCGGTTGCAGCACGGTCTGTCACCGAAGCAGCGATACTTCTACGAGAGCGATGAGGAATCGTCCCGGTCACCGATCGTCGTCATGTGTCAGCTAGAATCCTAA
- the LOC125770535 gene encoding bolA-like protein 3 isoform X1 codes for MSGYLFRNYGSRYISILSRVWSGNSQMMKNSEANLRKALEAKFPQAKNIVVSDISGGCGSMYEIFVESKEFKGLSTVKQHRLITETLKSEIKDMHGLRIHTSITD; via the exons ATGAGTGGATATTTGTTTCGAAACTACGGCAGTCGCTACATTTCT ATACTCAGCCGAGTGTGGTCGGGAAACTCACAAATGATGAAAAACTCAGAGGCAAATTTAAGAAAAGCTCTCGAGGCCAAATTCCCCCAG GCAAAGAACATCGTTGTTAGCGACATCTCTGGCGGTTGTGGCTCGATGTATGAAATATTTGTCGAAAGCAAAGAATTCAAAGGACTGTCCACTGTCAAGCAACACCGATTAATAACGGAAACGCTCAAATCGGAAATTAAAGATATGCACGGCCTCCGGATACACACATCCATTACAGATTAA
- the LOC125770535 gene encoding bolA-like protein 3 isoform X2 produces MRKVTFTFSSILSRVWSGNSQMMKNSEANLRKALEAKFPQAKNIVVSDISGGCGSMYEIFVESKEFKGLSTVKQHRLITETLKSEIKDMHGLRIHTSITD; encoded by the exons ATGCGAAAAGTCACTTTCACTTTCAGTTCT ATACTCAGCCGAGTGTGGTCGGGAAACTCACAAATGATGAAAAACTCAGAGGCAAATTTAAGAAAAGCTCTCGAGGCCAAATTCCCCCAG GCAAAGAACATCGTTGTTAGCGACATCTCTGGCGGTTGTGGCTCGATGTATGAAATATTTGTCGAAAGCAAAGAATTCAAAGGACTGTCCACTGTCAAGCAACACCGATTAATAACGGAAACGCTCAAATCGGAAATTAAAGATATGCACGGCCTCCGGATACACACATCCATTACAGATTAA
- the LOC125770488 gene encoding forkhead box protein K2-like isoform X2: protein MDSICSEAEHDPVPYCDCISICDPSNDNLRSLVTSYQVSCPDIISQLTSVSYVMLLNSKATTVGRTIDKVMSQKFPAGTNRRISRKHFTITFGSDGNFMLLCLSKNGIFIDEKFCSKQEQPYILPQHCIIRFPSTTDVIHFKSLIAETTILTSAANKDAICNSPSNINPQLVPLSSEEDTATHTSSAQRPPYSYSQLIIQAISASPQKRLPLCKIYSFIMEKYPYYREFGIKSWQNSIRHNLSMKSYFLKTPQEEPKIGHLWMLSPSCEERLVAKRFLERRISSHSKNI from the exons ATGGATTCCATCTGCAGTGAAGCAGAACACGACCCTGTTCCATACTGCGATTGTATATCGATTTGTGATCCGTCGAACGACAATTTACGATCACTAGTAACCTCATACCAAGTCAGCTGTCCCGATATAATCTCGCAGCTGACCAGTGTGAGTTATGTAATGCTGTTGAATAGCAAAGCGACCACGGTTGGTCGAACAATAGATAAGGTGATGTCGCAGAAATTTCCTGCTGGTACCAATAGGCGCATTTCGCGCAAACACTTTaccatcacgtttggttctgATGGAAATTTCATGCTGCTGTGCCTGAGCAAAAATGGTATTTTTATTGATGAAAAGTTTTGTAGCAAACAAGAACAACCGTATATACTACCTCAACA CTGTATCATACGCTTTCCCAGTACAACGGATGTAATCcattttaaaagtttaattgcCGAAACGACCATCTTAACATCTGCTGCAAATAAGGATGCCATTTGCAACTCTCCTTCCAACATTAACCCTCAG cTGGTACCATTGTCATCGGAAGAAGATACGGCGACGCATACGAGCAGTGCGCAGAGACCACCTTACAGTTATTCCCAGCTAATCATACAAGCCATCAGCGCATCTCCACAGAAGAGGTTGCCGCTCTGCAAAATCTACTCATTTATTATGGAAAAGTATCCATACTATCGCGAATTTGGTATCAAATCCTGGCAAAACTCTATCCGGCACAACTTGAGCATGAAGTC ATACTTCTTGAAGACACCTCAAGAAGAACCGAAAATTGGCCATTTGTGGATGTTAAGCCCATCTTGTGAAGAACGGCTTGTTGCTAAAAGATTCCTGGAGCGACGAATTAGTTCACATAGCAAGAATATATAA
- the LOC125770488 gene encoding forkhead box protein K2-like isoform X1, whose product MLIFNLLVNFRIPSSMDSICSEAEHDPVPYCDCISICDPSNDNLRSLVTSYQVSCPDIISQLTSVSYVMLLNSKATTVGRTIDKVMSQKFPAGTNRRISRKHFTITFGSDGNFMLLCLSKNGIFIDEKFCSKQEQPYILPQHCIIRFPSTTDVIHFKSLIAETTILTSAANKDAICNSPSNINPQLVPLSSEEDTATHTSSAQRPPYSYSQLIIQAISASPQKRLPLCKIYSFIMEKYPYYREFGIKSWQNSIRHNLSMKSYFLKTPQEEPKIGHLWMLSPSCEERLVAKRFLERRISSHSKNI is encoded by the exons ATGTTAATATTCAATTTGCTTGTCAATTTCAGAATACCTTCTAGTATGGATTCCATCTGCAGTGAAGCAGAACACGACCCTGTTCCATACTGCGATTGTATATCGATTTGTGATCCGTCGAACGACAATTTACGATCACTAGTAACCTCATACCAAGTCAGCTGTCCCGATATAATCTCGCAGCTGACCAGTGTGAGTTATGTAATGCTGTTGAATAGCAAAGCGACCACGGTTGGTCGAACAATAGATAAGGTGATGTCGCAGAAATTTCCTGCTGGTACCAATAGGCGCATTTCGCGCAAACACTTTaccatcacgtttggttctgATGGAAATTTCATGCTGCTGTGCCTGAGCAAAAATGGTATTTTTATTGATGAAAAGTTTTGTAGCAAACAAGAACAACCGTATATACTACCTCAACA CTGTATCATACGCTTTCCCAGTACAACGGATGTAATCcattttaaaagtttaattgcCGAAACGACCATCTTAACATCTGCTGCAAATAAGGATGCCATTTGCAACTCTCCTTCCAACATTAACCCTCAG cTGGTACCATTGTCATCGGAAGAAGATACGGCGACGCATACGAGCAGTGCGCAGAGACCACCTTACAGTTATTCCCAGCTAATCATACAAGCCATCAGCGCATCTCCACAGAAGAGGTTGCCGCTCTGCAAAATCTACTCATTTATTATGGAAAAGTATCCATACTATCGCGAATTTGGTATCAAATCCTGGCAAAACTCTATCCGGCACAACTTGAGCATGAAGTC ATACTTCTTGAAGACACCTCAAGAAGAACCGAAAATTGGCCATTTGTGGATGTTAAGCCCATCTTGTGAAGAACGGCTTGTTGCTAAAAGATTCCTGGAGCGACGAATTAGTTCACATAGCAAGAATATATAA